The stretch of DNA TCCGTGGCGCTCACCACGGTATTGTGCGTTGGCTATGTCGTGGCCGACATTTTCGACAAGCTGCCGGGCGTTCTTACCCTGCAGGAGGTCGAACACATCACCGCCAAGACGCCGGGCAACGCCGTTCCTGCGGCAACGGTGGTCGGAGGGCTTGACGCTTCGAAGACCGTGGATGCAGTTGCGGCGAAGGCACTGATCAGCCAATTCGAAACGGCCGCCTCCGACTTCGGTGGCGAATATGCCATCGCCATCGCCGATGCGGCTGGCAATGTGGTGGCCGAACATGATCTCGACAAGTCGTATACTCCGGCATCCACCATGAAAACGTTGACGGCATATGCGGCGGCGACCACGCTCGACATGGGCAAGACGTTGGATACGCAGACCTATCTGGAACAGCGTGAGGACGGCACCGCGCGATTGGTGCTCAAAGGCAATGGCGACATGCTGCTCGGTGCCGGTGCATCGGATTCGGCGCATATCAATGGGCGTGCCGGACTGGGGACGCTTGCCGCAAATACGGCCAAGGCGTTACACCAGCGGGACATCACTTCCGTGACGCTTGTCTATGATGATTCCCTGTTCGGTAACGACCGTTGGCCGAGCGGCATCGCCGAGCTCGACTCGGACCATGTGTACTACGCGCCGACCGCGTCCATGGCGGTAGATGGCGGACGCAATTGGAACGGTGCCAATCCCGCAGATCCCGATATTTTCAGCACATACCCCGCTTTGAGTACGCAGCCTGCCCGCGAGGCCGCGCAGGTGTTCACGCAGCGTTTGGCTGAACAGGGCATTGCCGTGAACTCTTCCGTGGAGCAGGGAACGGTACCCGAAGGCACCAGTCCCATCGCGGACGTGCATTCCGCATCGCTGAATGAGATCATGGCGTTCATGCTTCGGCATTCCGACAATTCCTTGGCTGAGGAATTTGGCAGATTGCTGGCTTTGCATCTCGGCGTCGACAATTCGCCGGCCGGGGCTGTGCGGTCAGTCGAACAGGTGCTGGTTCAGCGGGGAATCTCCACCGAAGGTCTCATCATGCCCAACTGTTCGGGTCTGTCCGAGGAGTCCAAACTCACCGCGCGCACCCTGCTGGAAGTGCAGCAACGCAACCTGACGAGCGGTGCCGGAGCCGCCGCTGCCGAAGGATTGTCGGTCGTGGGATTCGTGGGCACTGCCGCGAATCGTTTGAACGATGCTGACGAGGCTGGTCTCATCCGTGTCAAAACCGGCAGTTTGGGGGATGTGACCTCCATGACCGGCAATGTGTCGCGTCACAACGGAGGTGCGCTGAGCTTTGCCGTGATCGTCAACAATCCCGATGATTTCGAGGCTGCGAAATCTGCTATCGACACTTTTGTGGCCGCACTGCCGAAGCTGTGATGCCATGGTGTATTCGTCTCGTTTGCGTAAGGGTGTCGGCGAGTTGCGGGTCGCGCTGGAATCGGCCGGATTGGGATTGCAGGATGCCCGATTCGCCCGTCATGGCGAGCACACGCCCGATGCGGACGCTCCTCTGATTATGGTGGCCTGTTCCGGTGGCCGCGATTCGATGGCGTTGGCTGCAGTTGCTGCGAAAACATGCGCTTCGTTGGGATTGCGATGCGGGGCGATCATCATCGACCACCAGTTGCAGCAAGGCTCTGCCGGTGTTGCGCGGGCAACCGCCGATCGTTGCGTTGCGTTGGGTCTTGACCCAGTTCGTGTTCGTGCGATTGACGTGCCCGACTCCCGCGGCATCGGTGTTGAAGCGGCGGCGCGTGAAGCGCGCTACCATGCGATTGTCGACGCATGCTCCGACGCTTCGGCCGTGCTGCTGGCTCATACGAAAAACGATCAGGCGGAAACCGTGATCATCGGTTTGTTGCGTTCCGCGGGCCTCGATGCGGTTTGCGGTATGAACGGTTCCTTTATGCGAGACGGGGTGCGTTTTCTACGCCCGTGGCTGAATGTGACCCGCGAAGAAACCACTGGCATCTGCGAGGATCTGCGGCTTGCTTGGTGGGACGATCCCACAAATGGGCCGGATGTGGGGTATTCGGGCGGAAATGAGCCTCTTCCCGCGAACTATCCGCTGCGATCCCGAATCCGGCACGATCTCATGCCATATCTTGAATCGTTCGCGGGAAGTGACGTCGTGTCGAGACTTGCGCTTGGAGCGAGGCTTGCCGAAGACGATCGCGCATATCTTGACGATGTGGCGCAACGCGTGTGCGAGCAAGGCGTAACCGTGAACAACGGCGAGATAATCATCGACGTGCGTGCGTTGCAATCGCAAGATATAGCCATCAGAAGACGGGTGATTGTGCGCTCGCTTGCAGAAGCAGGCATTTCGTGCATGGCACGGCAGGTTGAAGGGATCGACAGGTTGATCTGCGACTGGCACGGCCAGAAAGGTGTGAATCTTCCCAGCGGATATTCAGCATATCGCCAGAAACACGTCATTCGCGTGTGCCAAGATGGTGGGCATGCGAATCGCTGACGTACAAGAAGATATTGATCACGAGCTGATCAGTAAAGAAGAGATTGCCGACATCATCAACCATGCCGCAGCCCAGGCCAGTGAAGACTACTGTGGCAAGAACCCGCTGCTGGTTTGCGTACTCAAGGGCGCAGTGAACACGCTTGCGGCGTTCTCGCAGGCCATGAGCATCCACGCGGAGATGGATTTCATGAGCTTGTCGAGCTACGGTTCCGGCACTCAATCGAGCGGCAAGATCACCGTGCGGCAGGATCTGTCCACCGATGTTCGCGGTCGTCACGTGCTTATTGTGGAAGACATCATCGATTCGGGCGTCACGTTGGCGTGGCTCGTCGATGAGCTTAGGAGCCGTGGTGCCGCTTCCGTGGAGATCTTTGCGCTGTTGGAAAAGCCGGCGCGCCGTAAGGTGGATGTTCCTGTGAAATATAAGGGACGTGAGATTCCCGATGAATTCGTGGTCGGTTTCGGCTTGGATTATGACGAGCGATACCGCAATCTTGATTCGATCGCGGTGCTGAAGCCGGAAGTTTATGAAGGAGGTCAGGCATGAGTTTTCCTGGTCCGGGCCAGTCGCCGAATAACAACGGCGGCGGCAATAACCCGTTCACCAATCCGTTTGGACGCAACAATAACGCCGGCAATGGCAACGATTACAACGGCAAGGGTGACAAGTCCAACGGCAATGGATCCAATGGCGGTCCGCGTCCGTTCTGGCAGTCTCCATGGCTGTGGGTTGTGGTTGTGGCATTGCTTGCCGTGACCATGTTCCAGATTTTCGCCGGAACCGGTTCCCAGACCATCGACACCAAGGATGGTCTGCAGATTCTCAACGGCAACAATGTTGAATACGCGCAGATCGTAGACAACACCCAGCAGGTCAAGCTCAAGCTTAAGAGCGACTACTCCGCTACCGACCCTGATACCGGGCGTATGAAGAACTACGGCAAAAACGTGCAGTTCTACTACACGTACGCGCAGTCCGCAACCGTGGTCAAGGCCGTGCAGAAGGCCGATCCGGTCAAGGGCTGGACGGCGACCATGCAGCAGAGCAGCATTTGGACGTATCTGCTGACCTCGCTGCTGCCGTTCCTCATTATCTTTGGTCTGTTCTGGTTCATGATGAGCCGTATGGGCGGTGCTGGCGGCATGTTCGGTATGGGCGGCAAGAAGAACAGCGGCAAGCTGCTCGAAGGCCAGACCCCGACCACCAAGTTCGCCGACGTGGCCGGCGAAGAGGCGGCCGTGCAGGAAGTCGAGGAAATCAAGGACTTCCTGAAGGATCCGTCTCGTTACAAGGCTTTGGGTGCCCGCATCCCGCGTGGCGTGTTGCTCTACGGCCCTCCAGGTACCGGCAAGACGTTGCTGGCACGAGCCATCGCAGGCGAGGCCGGTGTGCCTTTCTATTCCATGGCAGGCTCCGACTTCGTGGAAATGTTCGTGGGCCTTGGCGCATCCCGTGTGCGCGATCTGTTCGATGAGGCCAAGAAGAACGCTCCGGCCATCATCTTCATCGATGAGATCGATGCCGTCGGTCGTAAGCGTGGCGGTTCCGGTATGAGCGGCGGCCACGACGAACGTGAGCAGACGCTGAACCAGCTGCTAGTTGAGATGGACGGCTTCAATAACGACACCAATCTGATCATCATCGCCGCGACCAACCGCCCCGACGTGCTTGATCCGGCACTGCTTCGCCCGGGCCGTTTTGACCGTCAGGTAGCCGTCGAAGCGCCTGATTTGGAAGGCCGCGAGGCTATTTTGAAGGTGCATGCCAAGGGCAAGCCGTTCGTGCCTGATGTCGATCTGCGTATGATCGCCGTGCGTACGCCGGGCTTTACCGGCGCTGATCTGGCCAATGTGTTGAACGAAGCCGCATTGTTGTGCGCCCGCGCCGGTGCGCAGCTGATCGACAACCGCGCCATCGATGAGGCCATCGACCGCGTGCAGGCGGGGCCGAAGCGCCGTTCCAAGGGCATGGCGCTCGACGAACTGCGCAACACCGCATACCACGAGGGTGGTCACGCGCTGGTGGCAGCTGCCATGAACGATACCGATCCGGTCACCAAGGTCACCATTCTGCCGCGTGGCCGTGCGCTCGGCTACACCGCGGTGATGCCGACGGAAGATCGCTATTCCATGTCGCGTAACCAGCTGCTCGACCAAATGGCGTACGCCATGGGCGGTCGTACCGCGGAGGAGGTCGTGTTCCATGATCCGACCACCGGCGCTTCCAACGACATCGAAAAGGCGACGAACATCGCACGTCAGATGGTGCTCGACTACGGCTTCTCCGACAAGTTGGGTGCCATCAAGTGGTCTGATGATGAGCAGAGCGAACTTGGATCGCTGAACCACAAGTATTCCGCACGCACCGCCGAAATCATCGACGAGGAAGTGCTCAAACTGGTGGAAACCGCGCATACTGAGGCGTGGAATGTCATCAACGAGAATCGTGAGATTCTTGATGAGCTCGTACGTCAGCTGCTCGTCAAGGAAACCCTCAACGAAAAGGAACTCGCGGAAATCTTCGCTAATGTCAAGAAGGCGCCGAAGCGTGAAGTGTGGCTGAGCGACAGCAAGCGCCCGGATTCCGACATTCCGCCGGTTCCGATTCCCGAATCCCTGAAGAAAAGCGCAGGATTGACCAACTGATGAGCGATACCGAAGCATTCGATACCCTCTTCGACGACAAGGCCCGTGCCGCCCATGCGGCCGGGCCTGTCGGCTATGACGAGGAAGGCGTGCGCCAGGCAGTACGCCTGTTTTTAAAATCCATTGGCGAAGACCCGGACCGTGAAGGCCTGCTCGACACCCCAGATCGTATTGGGCGTGCCTGTAAGGAGCTGTTCGCAGGCCTTGGACACGGCCCTGAGGAAGTGCTCAAAACCAAGTTCAAAGTCGATACCGACGAAATGGTGCTGGTACGCGATATTGAACTCTTCTCGGTATGCGAACACCACCTGTTGCCGTTCCATGGCGTGGCCCACGTTGGCTATATTCCATCGAACGGCCAAGTGGCGGGCTTAAGCAAGCTTGCACGACTGGTGGAACTGTATGCCCGCCGTCCGCAAGTGCAGGAGCGTCTCACCCAACAGGTGGCCGACGCGCTGATGGAAGGTATCGAAGCACGTGGCGTGATCGTGGTCACCGAATGCGACCACATGTGCATGGCCATGCGTGGCGTGAAGAAAGCGCAATCGCGTACGGTCACATCGGCGGTACGCGGCTGCATGCGAGACGCGGCGACGCGAGCCGAAGCCATGAGCCTGATTCTGTCGCAGCATGCGTGAGCGACGTATGGCACAGCTTGGCCGCTGACATGACTTGGTGAAGTCGAATCGTAAATAACAATAACCGGATATAGGAGGGGAAACCGGATGACCATTGATATGAAATCGATTCATGATAGTGACCGTACGCTGGTGATGGGCGTGCTCAACATTACGGAGGATTCGTTCTCCGATGGAGGGTTGTGGCTCGATCCTGCGAATGCGAAAGCGCACGGCGAGGCGATGATGAAAGATGGAGCTGACATCATCGACATCGGTGCCGAATCCACTCGCCCCGGAGCCAAACGCGTCAGCGAGGAAGACGAGCAAACCCGCGTGCTAGGTGCCGTGGACGCGCTGATTCCGGAAGGCGCGGTGCTGTCCATCGACACTACGCGCGCATCGGTGGCTCGCATGGCGTTGGAGCATGGTGCGCAGATCATCAACGACGTGTCCGGCGGTCGGCTGGACCGCGAAGTGCCCCATGTGGTGGCCGAACACGCGGAAAGCCTTTACATTGTGCAGCATTGGCGCGGTTGGCTTGCCGGCTCTGCAGGCGACGTGCCTGACGCGGATACGTCCGTGTACGCCAATGGCGTGGTGGATGACGTGTATGACGAACTCATGAAGCAGGTCGACGACGTGCTTCAGGCAGGCGTCTCGCCGTCACAGATCATCATCGATCCGGGTCTTGGATTCTCCAAACCGAGCGTCGAACATAACTTCCCGCTGATGGTGGCATTGGAGCGGTTCAACGCCACCGGGTATCCGGTGCTGATCGGAGCTTCGCGCAAACGATTCGTCGGCGCGGCGCTTGCCGATGCCGGTATCGACGAGCCAGACATGGATAGCAAAGACAATGCAACCGCTGCCATCAGCGCCCTGTGTGCCGAACATGGAGCGTGGGCCGTGCGCGTGCATGACGTGGAGAAAAGCCGCGACGCGGTGGCGATCGGCAATGCATGGTGTGCTTTCGCTAACGACTGATACGCGCCCGACAGCGCAGATATCGCAACGCCGTAAACCACTGGAACTCTTAGGATATGCAAAGAAAGGCTGGCATGGATCAGATTCGATTGACTGGCGTTCGCGCGGTCGGCAAACACGGAGTGCTTGATTTCGAACATGAGCGTGCGCAAACGTTTGTCGTCGACGCCACGTTGTTTCTTGATCTCGCGCCAGCCGGGCATTCCGACGACCTGCGGGACACCGTCGATTACGGTGCTATCGCCAAAGGAATAGTCGCCATCATCGAAGGCGAGCATGTCGATCTCATTGAAAAACTGGCGGATCGCATCGCCAATATGATTCTTGAATATCCTGCCGTGGCACAAACGCAAGTGACCGTGCATAAGCCGAGTGCGCCAATCGTAGTGCCATTCGACGACGTGAGCGTAACCGTGGAACGTTCTCGTGAAACAATTTCGGCTGCATCGCAAGTGCATCATGCCATCATTGCCATGGGTGGCAATCAGGGCGATGTAGTGGCCACCTTGCGTGACGCGGTGCGTTCGATCGACGGACTGACGTCCACTCAGGTTACGGGCATTTCGCCGCTGTACCGTACCGATGCGTGGGCATGCCCGATGGTACCCCCGACTTTTACAATGCGGTTGTTTCCGTGACCACCAAGCTATCGGCAATGGAGCTGTTGCGAGGATTGCAGCGCATCGAAGCCGAACATGGTCGAGTGCGTACCGACCATTGGACCTCACGCACACTTGATCTGGACATCATCGATTTTGACGGTCAGAGCAGCGACGATCCGGACCTGACGCTGCCTCACCCCCGTGCGTGGCAGCGTGCGTTCGTGCTGGGGCCGTGGCTGGCACTCGAACCCGATGCCAAACTGCCGGGCGAACATGCCGGTTCCGTGGCTCAACTCCTCCATGAATCGACCGATCGCGACCATATCGACGAAATCGCAGATGATTGGATGGTAGAAAGCCCGACCGGCTACGGTACCGACGACCTTGCCTGCGATGCCAATAATGCGGGCGATGCGGATGATATGGGCGAAGCGTATGATGCGATCGATTCCAGCGATCTGCCGGAAGGAACCGCCGCAGCCAAAGCGGCCGCACTCGCTTCTGCACAGCCAGAACCCGCATCGAAACGTGCGGTGATCTCACTCGACAGTCCAGCAACCGATGCCGAACAGCAGTTCCGCATGGCCATCGTCACGTTGGACGGCATTCCCGGCAACCAAGTCGAGGGCATCTCACCCCTCTACCATGTGAGCCAACTCGACGGACTCCCCGACAAAATGGCCGCGGTAATCCAGATTTCCACGCGCATGGGCGCCCATGATCTGATTGAAGCATTAGGCAATGTGGAAGCCTCCGTCGGCGAAGACCTCGATCTCGACCTTATCGACATGGAAGGCGTGACGTGCGACGAACCCGACTGCAAGGTGCCGTGGCCCACCGCACGCAACCATGCCGCAGTGCTTGCGCCATGGCTTGACATGGATCCCGATGCGCGACTAGGCAAGGATCCGGTATCATTCCTGCTGGCCATGGCTCCCGATACCGCGCAAGTGGGACTGCTGACCGACAATTGGATCATCGGAGGTACGCTATGAAAGCGCGCAGAACCCCTTGGTGGTGCTACGTTCTTGCTGCCGCATTAGGATTGCTGGCCGGTATAGGATTGGCGAAATATGGCGAGATTTCAGGTTTGCCATTGGTCGGCGCTCCATGGATCGTGCCCGTGGTGTTGGCGATTCTGGGATTCGTCGTGCTGTATATGGCATTGCAGATCCACAAATACACCACCACAGATTCCGAAAAACGCGCGCAGCTGAAACCTTTGGACCCGCAGAAGGCGTTCTCCACACTGGTGTCGTGCAAAGCGTTGGGCGTGGCAGGAGCGGCGTTGGCCGGCTGGTATGGTGGGCAGCTCATCATGAGCCTGCCACATGGCGAAGCAACGTTCTACAGCCAAGCCATACTCGAATGCGCGATCGCGGCAATCGTATGCATAGCCGATATGATCATCGGTATTACGGGGGAGTGGCTGTGCCAAATCCCACCAATCGACGGTCCGGAAAGCCCGAAAATGAAAACGGCCACGCAACGCAATCGTTACGCGGCCGCGGCTACCAAATCAGCGACACAATCGAAAGTCTGATTACCTCACTTCTTCAGATTCTCCTCGGGAACGCGAATCATCACCTCTTGGGTCATGCAGGCGACAAGCTCGCCATCCTGCGTATACACTTTCGCCTGACCTAAGCCACGGCCGTGAGCTGCAGTAGGCGTATCCTGCACATACAAATGCCACTGATTGATATCGATATCGCGATACCACCACATCGAATGATCGATCGAAGCAAACGAAATACCAGGCGTGGCAATACTCAACCCAGCGCGACGTAATACCGGCTCCAACATCACCTGATCGCAACCCATCGCCAGCATCGCACGATGCATAACCTGCGGAACATCAACCGTGCCATCAGCCTTCATCCACACCATCTGCTTGCCGGAATCATTGCTGGCGCTCTTCTTATCGGCACCCAATATGATCGTGCGCGTCACATGACGAATGTCGAACGGCGACTTTTCCGCATAATATTTGGCAAACGAAGACTTCTCGGCAAATGGTTCCATAATCTGCTTCGCACTGGTCAATGTTTCCGGCTCCGGTACACCTTCCGGCATCGGATCGGCGAACTCAACACCCTCCTGACCCTGCTCCTGGAAACTGACGATGGCGGTAAGAATCGAACCCTGAGCCTGCGTGACATTCACACGACGAGCTGAAAACGAGCGGCCATCACGCAGACTCTCCACATCAAACAGCAAATCCTGACGAATATCACCGGCAGAAATGAAATAGCCATGAATCGAATTCGGCAGGCGAGACGGCGACACCGTTTTGGACGCGGCCATCATAGCCTGCGCAATCACCTGACCGCCATACACGCGGCCAGTGGGGAAATACAGGCTTTCACCATTCACGTACGTGTGGTTGCGGTACATGGACGGCGTGCCCAGTTGAAGCACCTTTGCTAACCGTTGCAATGGTGTGATTGCCGTTTCTGTCATGACACTCCTCGATTCTTTTGAGTCGCATAGGTAACGCTTCATTCCGGATTCGAGTCTACGCAAGGGCGGTAAATTCCGCCGGATTGTTTTGTAACGAATGCGTGAGAAGCGTGAACGGCAGGTAATCGTCAACGATTCACATACGGCAAAGCGCCGCACTTCGTAACGAAGCACGGCGCTTTACTGAAATACGGGGTTAACCGGCCCTGCAATGATGGACTTGCTTCGCAAGGCTCATTGTTGCCTTCCTTCGGCTGTCGCCTCACTCAGGCTAAGCCTACAGACTGTCCACAGGACTGTCTGCTTAACGGCTTAGCGCGTTAGCTTGCGATGGAGACGGTGGGGGCGAGCCGCGTCTTCGCCGAGACGAGCGACACGGTTCTCCTGATAGGCCTGGAAGTTGCCTTCGAACCAGTACCACTTGGCTGGGTTCTCATCATCGCCTTCCCATGCAAGAATATGCGTGGCCACACGGTCGAGGAACCAGCGGTCGTGAGAAATCACCACAGCGCAGCCCGGGAAGCCAAGCAGTGCGTTTTCAAGCGATTCAAGAGTTTCGACATCAAGATCGTTGGTCGGTTCGTCGAGCAGCAGCAGGTTGCCGCCCTGCTTCAAAGTCAAAGCAAGATTCAGACGATTGCGTTCACCACCGGACAGCACGCCGGTGAGCTTTTGCTGGTCGGAACCCTTGAAGCCGAAGGACGCCACATACGCGCGGGTCGGCACTTCAACGCCGGCAACCTCAATGAAGTCAAGACCGTCAGACACGGCCTCCCACAGGTTCTTATTCGGGTCAAGGCCAGCACGATTCTGATCCACATAGCTGATCTGCACGGTCTCGCCGATCTTCAACGAGCCAGACGTCAACGGTTCAAGGCCGACAATGGTCTTGAACAGGGTGGACTTACCCACACCGTTCGGGCCGATCACGCCGACAATGCCGTTACGCGGCAGCGTGAAGCTCAAATCGTCGATGAGCACGCGGTCGCCGAATGCCTTGTGAATATGCTCGGCTTCCAGCACAGTAGAGCCCAGACGCGGGCCAGCCGGAATCTGAATCTCGGAGAAGTCAAGCTTCTTGTTGTTACGAGCCTCCTGCTCCATCTGGTCGTAACGTTCCAGACGAGCCTTGTTCTTAGCCTGACGGGCCTTCGGAGAAGAACGCACCCAATCAAGTTCACTCTTCAAACGCTTGGCGAGCTTGGCGTCCTTGGCGCCCTGGATTTCCATACGCTTGGCCTTGGTCTCCAAGTACGTGGTGTAGTTGCCCTTATACGGGTACAGCTGACCACGGTCAACCTCGCAGATCCACTCAGCCACGTTATCCATGAAGTAGCGATCGTGGGTAACGGCGATGACGGCACCCTTGTACTGGTGCAGGAACTGCTCCAACCACAGAATCGACTCGGCGTCAAGATGGTTGGTAGGCTCGTCGAGCAGCAGCAGATCAGGAGCCTCAAGCAGCAGCTTGCACAATGCCACACGACGGCGTTCACCACCGGAGCACACCGTTACCGGAGTATCCGGATCCGGGCACTGCAGAGCATCCATAGCCTGCTCAAGCTGAGAATCAAGATCCCAACCGTTTGCAGCATCGATATCGTTCTGCAGCTTGCCCATCTCATCCATCAAAGCATCGAAATCGGCATCCGG from Bifidobacterium catenulatum PV20-2 encodes:
- a CDS encoding acyl-CoA thioesterase II — its product is MTETAITPLQRLAKVLQLGTPSMYRNHTYVNGESLYFPTGRVYGGQVIAQAMMAASKTVSPSRLPNSIHGYFISAGDIRQDLLFDVESLRDGRSFSARRVNVTQAQGSILTAIVSFQEQGQEGVEFADPMPEGVPEPETLTSAKQIMEPFAEKSSFAKYYAEKSPFDIRHVTRTIILGADKKSASNDSGKQMVWMKADGTVDVPQVMHRAMLAMGCDQVMLEPVLRRAGLSIATPGISFASIDHSMWWYRDIDINQWHLYVQDTPTAAHGRGLGQAKVYTQDGELVACMTQEVMIRVPEENLKK
- the tilS gene encoding tRNA lysidine(34) synthetase TilS, producing the protein MVYSSRLRKGVGELRVALESAGLGLQDARFARHGEHTPDADAPLIMVACSGGRDSMALAAVAAKTCASLGLRCGAIIIDHQLQQGSAGVARATADRCVALGLDPVRVRAIDVPDSRGIGVEAAAREARYHAIVDACSDASAVLLAHTKNDQAETVIIGLLRSAGLDAVCGMNGSFMRDGVRFLRPWLNVTREETTGICEDLRLAWWDDPTNGPDVGYSGGNEPLPANYPLRSRIRHDLMPYLESFAGSDVVSRLALGARLAEDDRAYLDDVAQRVCEQGVTVNNGEIIIDVRALQSQDIAIRRRVIVRSLAEAGISCMARQVEGIDRLICDWHGQKGVNLPSGYSAYRQKHVIRVCQDGGHANR
- the folE gene encoding GTP cyclohydrolase I FolE, producing MSDTEAFDTLFDDKARAAHAAGPVGYDEEGVRQAVRLFLKSIGEDPDREGLLDTPDRIGRACKELFAGLGHGPEEVLKTKFKVDTDEMVLVRDIELFSVCEHHLLPFHGVAHVGYIPSNGQVAGLSKLARLVELYARRPQVQERLTQQVADALMEGIEARGVIVVTECDHMCMAMRGVKKAQSRTVTSAVRGCMRDAATRAEAMSLILSQHA
- a CDS encoding DUF3180 domain-containing protein, with protein sequence MKARRTPWWCYVLAAALGLLAGIGLAKYGEISGLPLVGAPWIVPVVLAILGFVVLYMALQIHKYTTTDSEKRAQLKPLDPQKAFSTLVSCKALGVAGAALAGWYGGQLIMSLPHGEATFYSQAILECAIAAIVCIADMIIGITGEWLCQIPPIDGPESPKMKTATQRNRYAAAATKSATQSKV
- the hpt gene encoding hypoxanthine phosphoribosyltransferase, which produces MVGMRIADVQEDIDHELISKEEIADIINHAAAQASEDYCGKNPLLVCVLKGAVNTLAAFSQAMSIHAEMDFMSLSSYGSGTQSSGKITVRQDLSTDVRGRHVLIVEDIIDSGVTLAWLVDELRSRGAASVEIFALLEKPARRKVDVPVKYKGREIPDEFVVGFGLDYDERYRNLDSIAVLKPEVYEGGQA
- the ettA gene encoding energy-dependent translational throttle protein EttA; translated protein: MAEFIYQMIKARKAYGDRVILDDVTLSFLPGAKIGVVGPNGMGKSTLLKIMAGLDTVSNGEASLTPGYTVGILQQEPPLDDTKTVGENIKMAFGEIAEKVARFNQIGEEMANPDADFDALMDEMGKLQNDIDAANGWDLDSQLEQAMDALQCPDPDTPVTVCSGGERRRVALCKLLLEAPDLLLLDEPTNHLDAESILWLEQFLHQYKGAVIAVTHDRYFMDNVAEWICEVDRGQLYPYKGNYTTYLETKAKRMEIQGAKDAKLAKRLKSELDWVRSSPKARQAKNKARLERYDQMEQEARNNKKLDFSEIQIPAGPRLGSTVLEAEHIHKAFGDRVLIDDLSFTLPRNGIVGVIGPNGVGKSTLFKTIVGLEPLTSGSLKIGETVQISYVDQNRAGLDPNKNLWEAVSDGLDFIEVAGVEVPTRAYVASFGFKGSDQQKLTGVLSGGERNRLNLALTLKQGGNLLLLDEPTNDLDVETLESLENALLGFPGCAVVISHDRWFLDRVATHILAWEGDDENPAKWYWFEGNFQAYQENRVARLGEDAARPHRLHRKLTR
- the folP gene encoding dihydropteroate synthase — its product is MTIDMKSIHDSDRTLVMGVLNITEDSFSDGGLWLDPANAKAHGEAMMKDGADIIDIGAESTRPGAKRVSEEDEQTRVLGAVDALIPEGAVLSIDTTRASVARMALEHGAQIINDVSGGRLDREVPHVVAEHAESLYIVQHWRGWLAGSAGDVPDADTSVYANGVVDDVYDELMKQVDDVLQAGVSPSQIIIDPGLGFSKPSVEHNFPLMVALERFNATGYPVLIGASRKRFVGAALADAGIDEPDMDSKDNATAAISALCAEHGAWAVRVHDVEKSRDAVAIGNAWCAFAND
- the ftsH gene encoding ATP-dependent zinc metalloprotease FtsH, whose protein sequence is MSFPGPGQSPNNNGGGNNPFTNPFGRNNNAGNGNDYNGKGDKSNGNGSNGGPRPFWQSPWLWVVVVALLAVTMFQIFAGTGSQTIDTKDGLQILNGNNVEYAQIVDNTQQVKLKLKSDYSATDPDTGRMKNYGKNVQFYYTYAQSATVVKAVQKADPVKGWTATMQQSSIWTYLLTSLLPFLIIFGLFWFMMSRMGGAGGMFGMGGKKNSGKLLEGQTPTTKFADVAGEEAAVQEVEEIKDFLKDPSRYKALGARIPRGVLLYGPPGTGKTLLARAIAGEAGVPFYSMAGSDFVEMFVGLGASRVRDLFDEAKKNAPAIIFIDEIDAVGRKRGGSGMSGGHDEREQTLNQLLVEMDGFNNDTNLIIIAATNRPDVLDPALLRPGRFDRQVAVEAPDLEGREAILKVHAKGKPFVPDVDLRMIAVRTPGFTGADLANVLNEAALLCARAGAQLIDNRAIDEAIDRVQAGPKRRSKGMALDELRNTAYHEGGHALVAAAMNDTDPVTKVTILPRGRALGYTAVMPTEDRYSMSRNQLLDQMAYAMGGRTAEEVVFHDPTTGASNDIEKATNIARQMVLDYGFSDKLGAIKWSDDEQSELGSLNHKYSARTAEIIDEEVLKLVETAHTEAWNVINENREILDELVRQLLVKETLNEKELAEIFANVKKAPKREVWLSDSKRPDSDIPPVPIPESLKKSAGLTN
- a CDS encoding D-alanyl-D-alanine carboxypeptidase/D-alanyl-D-alanine-endopeptidase; its protein translation is MDDSAEYRHVKRRRYITVALSVALTTVLCVGYVVADIFDKLPGVLTLQEVEHITAKTPGNAVPAATVVGGLDASKTVDAVAAKALISQFETAASDFGGEYAIAIADAAGNVVAEHDLDKSYTPASTMKTLTAYAAATTLDMGKTLDTQTYLEQREDGTARLVLKGNGDMLLGAGASDSAHINGRAGLGTLAANTAKALHQRDITSVTLVYDDSLFGNDRWPSGIAELDSDHVYYAPTASMAVDGGRNWNGANPADPDIFSTYPALSTQPAREAAQVFTQRLAEQGIAVNSSVEQGTVPEGTSPIADVHSASLNEIMAFMLRHSDNSLAEEFGRLLALHLGVDNSPAGAVRSVEQVLVQRGISTEGLIMPNCSGLSEESKLTARTLLEVQQRNLTSGAGAAAAEGLSVVGFVGTAANRLNDADEAGLIRVKTGSLGDVTSMTGNVSRHNGGALSFAVIVNNPDDFEAAKSAIDTFVAALPKL